From Pseudoramibacter sp.:
ACAGGTCCAGAACATGACAAAATATTTTATGTGACATTATGTATTAATGGACAAAAATGTGCTTCAGGAATAGGAAAGACAAAAAAAGAAGCAGAGCAGGATGCTGCAAAAAGGGTATTATTTGAAAAACTAGATCCGATATTAGACGAAGGATAAATATTATTTTATGTATTTGCAATCTTTAAGAATGACAGGATTTAAGTCTTTTGCGCAACCAGTAGAACTAACTTTCGATCCGCATATCACAGCTGTGATAGGTCCAAATGGAAGTGGAAAGAGCAATATTATTGATGCGGTTAGATGGATTTTAGGGGAGCAAAACAGTCGATCACTTCGTGGAAGACAAATGGAGGATATTATCTTTTCTGGTACAGATTCTCTAAAACCGATGGGATATACTGAAGTTGTAGCAATATTAAATAATGAGGACCATTATTTAAAAGATTATCCTGATGAAGTATCAGTATCTAGAAGATTATTTAGAACAGGAGAATCTTTATACTATATCAACAAACAGCGAGTTCGCTTAAAAGATATACATCTGCTCTTTGCGGATACGGGTTTGGGAAAAAATGGTTATTCTGTTGTGAGCCAGGGAAGTGTAGAAGATATCGTCAAAAGTGATCCGCATCAACTGAGAAATATTATCGAAGAGGCAGTAGGAATTGTAAATTATCGAATCAGCGAACACGATGCAGAAAAAGAATTAATTACGGCTCAAAGAAACATGGACCGCATTAAAGATATTTTAAGTGAACTCAATCGACAAAGGCAGCCTCTCATAAAACAATCAGACAAAGCACGGCACTTTCTTAAATTAAAAGAGCAGTTAAAAGCACTTGATCTTTACAAATATACAAAAGATAATGAATCTTTTGCAAAAAAAGAAAGAATGAATCGAAAAGCGGTTTGTGAATGCCAAAAAGAAATAAAAAACATTAAAATAAAAATTCACGACGCTGATGCACGTTATCAAAGATTGAGGAATCAAAAAAAGACAATTTCTGATCTAAGACATCAAACAAATCAGAACGATAAAAACTTTTCATTACGAAATGCTGATGCTGAGAAAAACAAAATTCGAATCGAAGAAAAAATAAAAACGAAAAAAGCTGAACAAAAACGATTGGAAGAATCCATTGCTGAAATAATTGATAAAAAAAATAATTGCATTCAGAATATAGAAAACATTCAAAATTTTCTGAAAGAAATTCAGCAGCAAAATCAAAAGTTTGAGGTTGAGCAACAGTTTTGGCAAAATAAATCAAAAGATCAAACACAGAAGATTCAACAAAAGCAGGAAGAATTGTCTGCTTTTCATGATGCACGAGATAATAGTAAAACAAAGAAGGATGAATATTATTCTAAATTAGCTGCTCTTGATGAAAAAATAAAGATAAGAGAGCAGAATGCAGACGATTATGCGGAGAATCAAGTAGAAATCAAGCGAAAAATTGACAGTGAAGAGTCTAATATTGACGAATATCAAAAAAAATTAGCAGAGCGAAAAGAAATTTCGATCAAAGAAAAACGATATTTAGTAGATTTAGTAAACAGCGTTCAGGTAATTTCTTCACAAATTGATCAACGTACTCAAAATCTAAATCATATAAAATCGAAAATTGAATTTTTAAATACTGAACGTAATAAATTTATTACTTATTCACCAGCCGTAAGATGGATGATGAATAAAAAAAATTCAATGGCTAAGCCAATAAGAGAAAAAATACTTGGGACTGTGGAAGAATTAATTGAGATTCCCAGAGCTCTTGTCCCCGCAATTACGCTTGCTTTAGGGAGAAAAAATCAAAATATCATTGTTTATGATACTGAAACCGCTAAATTTTGTATTCAAATTTTGAAAAAGAAAAAAATTGGACGGGTCACATTTTTACCCTTAAATAATATGAGAACAATATATCTTCAACAAAAAGAAAAGGCCATATTACGTAGCTGTGATGGATATGTTGGCGTAGCATCAGATTTAATAAAATTTCCAGAAATAATAAAACCAGCTGTGCAAAATTTATTAGGCAGAGTAGTTGTTGCTCAAAATTTTACGGCAGCTCAGAGTATTCGTAAGGTTAAAAAAAATATTACTATTGTAACGGTTGATGGAGAATTATTTTATCCAGGGGGTGCCATATCAGGAGGAATCACAAAATACAATAAAGGACACGTGCAATTAAGTTATAAGGCCATAGAGGACTTACAAAAAGAGAAAAAACAAATTATGGATGAAATGGCCAATAACCAAAGAACGTATTATCAAATTAAAAAAAAGATTAGTGGTCAACAAAAAAGAATACTGGCACTAAATTCAAAACAAAGAGATTTAGAGCAAGAACTTTATAGACATAAGCAATCTTTAACTTCTCTAGAAACATTACATGTAAATATTCAAAAACAGATTGTGAGCAATCGTCAAGAATATGAAAAATTATTAAAGAATCAAAAAGAAATTCGGGAAATTATTCAAAAACTTAATAGTCGTATTAAAGAGCATAATGCTATTCAAAGTCCTGATGAACTTCAAAATAAAATTAATATTTTATTTAAAGAACAAAGAGAATATGACCAATCTATTTCTAAATACCAGATTAAAATAGAAAAAAACAAGGAAATTATCAAACAAAAAAATATTGAACTACAGAAAATAATTCGGGAAAAAGAAGAAATAAGCTCTCAAATAAATGAGAAAAAAGAGGATTTAGAAAATTGTCGTCAAACTATTCAGCAATTACAGCAGCAATTTTCTGAAATGGTTTTAACTCTTCAAAAATATCAACAAGATTTAACTAAACAAATCAAACAGTCAGAACAATATGAGGCTCAGGAAAATAAAATCGAACTGGAAATTGAGAAAAGTGAAAAAGAGATTCGTCTATTAAATCACCAGCAGATTTTACAGAATGATGAATTAAACAAACTAACGCTTGCATATAATAGAATTGAATCGATTAAGAAAAATATCGATGAAAAAATGCAAAATCGCTATGGCATGAATGCTGTGATGATTTTAGATTGGATGAAAACGCATGAGGTTAATGTCCCATCTGATTTAGAAATATCGATTCGCTCATTAGAACGACAAATTAATGAATTGGGGACGGTCAATGTCAATGCTATTGAAAATTTTGAAATCATTAATCAGCGCTACCGCTTTCTTCAGAATCAATATAAAGATTTATTAGAATCTAAGGAAAAAATAAATAATATTATTAATGAACTTCAAACTTCAATGGCGCATAAATTTGATAGTGAATTCAAGCAATTACAGGTATATTTTTCAAAAATTTTTAATACGTTATTTGAAGGAGGACAAGCACAATTATATTATATAGATCCTCAAGATATATTACACAGCGGAATAGGTTTGAAAGTTCAGCCTCCGGGGAAAAATGTTAAGCAATTGTCGTTATTATCTGGAGGAGAAAAAGCCTTGACAGCGATCTGTTTGCTGTTTGCATTTATAAAACTCAATCCGTCGCCATTTTGTATCGTTGATGAAGTTGATGCAGCATTAGATGAACAAAATATTTATCGTTTTACGGAATATTTAAAAGGACTAGCTCATCAAACACAATTTATTATTATTACGCATCGAAAAAACACGTTAAAAATTTGTGATTCGATTTATGGAGTCTCAATGTCCAATACTGGTATTTCTAAAGTTATTTCGATGAAAGTGTCAGATTATTTGTAAGGTACAATGTGCCAAGGAGGAAAATATGGCATCAATATTTCAAAAAATGAAAGATCGTGTGTCGGAGACGACGAGAAAATTTTCTGATAAACTTGATCATTTATTTTATTATAAAGAACTAGATGATGATTTTTTTGATGAATTAGAAGAGAATTTAATATTATCAGATATTACTGTAGATACCACAGAAGAAATAATTGATAAATTACAAAGTAATATCAAAACAAAAAAATTAAAAAAAGTTGAAGAAGTCATCGATGAATTACAAGATATTATGGTTCAAATGGTTGATGTTCCAGTAGAGCCGCTTAAATTTCCAGTTATCTGTTTGGTTGTCGGCGTTAACGGTGTAGGGAAAACGACAACGATAGCAAAATTAGCAAAAAAATATAAAAATGAGGGGAAAAAAGTTCTCATTGCAGCAGCAGATACTTTTAGAGCTGCGGCTTTAGAACAGCTTCAAACATGGGCAGATAGAATCGATGTTGATATTATATCCAGCCGTCCAGGAGCGGACCCTGCGTCGGTTGTTTATGATGCGATCCATTCAGCGCAAGCTAAAGGAGCGGATATTTTAATATGCGATACAGCTGGTCGGCTCCATAATAAAGTAAACTTAATGAATGAGTTGAATAAATTAAGCCGTGTTGTTGAAAGAGAAAAAGGAACCTATCATGTTCATAATGTGCTTGTTGTCGATGCGACAACAGGACAAAATGCCTTGAATCAAGCTAAAACTTTTAATGATGCTGTAAAGCTTCAAGGTATCATTATGACAAAGCTTGATGGAACGGCAAAGGGTGGCGTTATCATTCCAATGATTAATGAATTAAAAATTCCGATTGAGTATGTAGGCTTGGGAGAAAAAGTTGAAGATTTAGTTCCTTTTGATGCCAAAGATTTTGTGAAAATGCTGTACGACCCACAAAAAGAATAAAAATTAAATTGTAAAGAAAATAACTTGACATTTAATTGAAAGACCTGTAGAATAATAAAGTCTTTTAGGATAATACGATGTTTCAAGATGAAGTTTTTATTAACAAGTATAAAGAGCAGTTGTTATTTGATTTCTACGGTGAGTTATTATCAAAAAAATTAAAAAAAACATTGATATATTACTACAACGACGATTACTCTGCGACAGAAATTGCGGATCTAATGCATTTGACCAGACAAGGAGCATATGATGCAATACGCCGTGGAAGAAAACAGCTCCAGCAATATGAAAATAAGTTAAAACTAGTTGAACGATTTGAAAAAACACAGCACTTAATTTCAAAAATTGAGAATGAACTGTTAAAACTTAAAGAAGATAAACAAGTTCAAAATTCTCCGGAGGCAATGGCAGTATTAAACAATATATCCGAGCAAGTTGAAAGCTTTTCTCATGAAGATTAATAAGGTAAAAAAATGTTTGAAGGTTTAAGCGAAAAATTTCAAAATATTTTTTCGGGCATGCGAAAAAAAGGAAAACTTGACGAAGCCGATATTAAGGCGGCAAATAAACAGATCAAGTTAGCGCTTTTGGAAGCAGATGTCAACTTTAAGGTCGTAAAATCGTTTACCAAAGCGGTTGGTGAACGGGCAAAAGGAGAAGAAGTATTAAAATCTCTCACACCGAGCCAGCAATATATTAAGATTGTAAAAGATGAAATGATCAATATGCTTGGCGGTGAAGAACAGCATTTGAACATTAATAAAGATAATATGAATATCTTTATGATGGTAGGGCTGCAAGGGGCTGGAAAAACTACAACAGCAGCAAAAATTGCTAATTTACTGCGCAAAGAGCAAAAATTGTCACCGCTTTTGGTAGCAGCGGATGTTTATAGACCTGCTGCCATGGAACAATTAAGGGTATTAGGAAAAGAACTGGACATACCAGTTTATTGTCAAGAAGATTGTCAAGATGCAGTTAAAATTGCTTCAGAAGCAAAGACTTTTGCGGAAAAGAATGGTCACAATTTAGTGATTATTGATACAGCGGGGCGCCTGCAGATTGATGACACATTAATGCAAGAATTATCTGATATTGACCAAGCTGTACAAACAACAGAAAAGATTTTAGTTGTAGATGGTATGGCGGGTCAAGAGTCTGTTAATATTTCTAAGACATTTGATGAAAAAATTGGAATATCGGGTGTTGTTCTTACAAAATTAGATGGAGATACACGTGGCGGTGCGGCTTTATCTGTTGCTTATACGACACAGCGTCCCATTTATTTTATTGGAACAGGCGAAAAATTATCAGACATCGAATTGTTTCATCCAGACAGAATGGCTTCTCGCATTTTAGGAATGGGAGATGTCTTATCATTAATTGATAAAGCTCAGGATATGGTTGATGAAGAGCAAGCTAAAATAATGGAGCAAAAGATACGAAATGCTTCATTTGATTTGAATGACTTTGTTGATCAATTGCATCAAGTTCAAAAATTGGGTCCTCTTTCTAATGT
This genomic window contains:
- the smc gene encoding chromosome segregation protein SMC; the encoded protein is MYLQSLRMTGFKSFAQPVELTFDPHITAVIGPNGSGKSNIIDAVRWILGEQNSRSLRGRQMEDIIFSGTDSLKPMGYTEVVAILNNEDHYLKDYPDEVSVSRRLFRTGESLYYINKQRVRLKDIHLLFADTGLGKNGYSVVSQGSVEDIVKSDPHQLRNIIEEAVGIVNYRISEHDAEKELITAQRNMDRIKDILSELNRQRQPLIKQSDKARHFLKLKEQLKALDLYKYTKDNESFAKKERMNRKAVCECQKEIKNIKIKIHDADARYQRLRNQKKTISDLRHQTNQNDKNFSLRNADAEKNKIRIEEKIKTKKAEQKRLEESIAEIIDKKNNCIQNIENIQNFLKEIQQQNQKFEVEQQFWQNKSKDQTQKIQQKQEELSAFHDARDNSKTKKDEYYSKLAALDEKIKIREQNADDYAENQVEIKRKIDSEESNIDEYQKKLAERKEISIKEKRYLVDLVNSVQVISSQIDQRTQNLNHIKSKIEFLNTERNKFITYSPAVRWMMNKKNSMAKPIREKILGTVEELIEIPRALVPAITLALGRKNQNIIVYDTETAKFCIQILKKKKIGRVTFLPLNNMRTIYLQQKEKAILRSCDGYVGVASDLIKFPEIIKPAVQNLLGRVVVAQNFTAAQSIRKVKKNITIVTVDGELFYPGGAISGGITKYNKGHVQLSYKAIEDLQKEKKQIMDEMANNQRTYYQIKKKISGQQKRILALNSKQRDLEQELYRHKQSLTSLETLHVNIQKQIVSNRQEYEKLLKNQKEIREIIQKLNSRIKEHNAIQSPDELQNKINILFKEQREYDQSISKYQIKIEKNKEIIKQKNIELQKIIREKEEISSQINEKKEDLENCRQTIQQLQQQFSEMVLTLQKYQQDLTKQIKQSEQYEAQENKIELEIEKSEKEIRLLNHQQILQNDELNKLTLAYNRIESIKKNIDEKMQNRYGMNAVMILDWMKTHEVNVPSDLEISIRSLERQINELGTVNVNAIENFEIINQRYRFLQNQYKDLLESKEKINNIINELQTSMAHKFDSEFKQLQVYFSKIFNTLFEGGQAQLYYIDPQDILHSGIGLKVQPPGKNVKQLSLLSGGEKALTAICLLFAFIKLNPSPFCIVDEVDAALDEQNIYRFTEYLKGLAHQTQFIIITHRKNTLKICDSIYGVSMSNTGISKVISMKVSDYL
- the ftsY gene encoding signal recognition particle-docking protein FtsY; the encoded protein is MASIFQKMKDRVSETTRKFSDKLDHLFYYKELDDDFFDELEENLILSDITVDTTEEIIDKLQSNIKTKKLKKVEEVIDELQDIMVQMVDVPVEPLKFPVICLVVGVNGVGKTTTIAKLAKKYKNEGKKVLIAAADTFRAAALEQLQTWADRIDVDIISSRPGADPASVVYDAIHSAQAKGADILICDTAGRLHNKVNLMNELNKLSRVVEREKGTYHVHNVLVVDATTGQNALNQAKTFNDAVKLQGIIMTKLDGTAKGGVIIPMINELKIPIEYVGLGEKVEDLVPFDAKDFVKMLYDPQKE
- a CDS encoding DNA-binding protein translates to MFQDEVFINKYKEQLLFDFYGELLSKKLKKTLIYYYNDDYSATEIADLMHLTRQGAYDAIRRGRKQLQQYENKLKLVERFEKTQHLISKIENELLKLKEDKQVQNSPEAMAVLNNISEQVESFSHED
- the ffh gene encoding signal recognition particle protein produces the protein MFEGLSEKFQNIFSGMRKKGKLDEADIKAANKQIKLALLEADVNFKVVKSFTKAVGERAKGEEVLKSLTPSQQYIKIVKDEMINMLGGEEQHLNINKDNMNIFMMVGLQGAGKTTTAAKIANLLRKEQKLSPLLVAADVYRPAAMEQLRVLGKELDIPVYCQEDCQDAVKIASEAKTFAEKNGHNLVIIDTAGRLQIDDTLMQELSDIDQAVQTTEKILVVDGMAGQESVNISKTFDEKIGISGVVLTKLDGDTRGGAALSVAYTTQRPIYFIGTGEKLSDIELFHPDRMASRILGMGDVLSLIDKAQDMVDEEQAKIMEQKIRNASFDLNDFVDQLHQVQKLGPLSNVLEMLPGVNKKALAGLDMAATEKQTKRTEAIIFSMTPEERSKPDIINGSRRKRIANGSGTSVADVNRLLKGFEQSRKMMKQMGNMGKKKRNKMKWPFM